The Zonotrichia albicollis isolate bZonAlb1 chromosome 6, bZonAlb1.hap1, whole genome shotgun sequence genome window below encodes:
- the LOC141729242 gene encoding uncharacterized protein LOC141729242 yields the protein MNGVKTKHFSFRSRQAAGDSAAPVQAGGLCENTTPGAPLRGSSGGSGRSPMAGERRGLRRSGSRGDAQPGPRSAPGAALPAICPGQRSVPPPERPRLPPPARPRPPARSARARAGERGRCRSPAREPPPRRQRSSRPPSSFSFSAAEPSGAERSPAAALPASVCGERGGGRQLEPGEGDRQPGGKSRPLCAVSPRPALPLPPARAGNPRRSPLLSRLLPITEGGPGTAAQRAGGSRGPGLPWPLAPAAPDAAVTPSRGHDSGTGAPRPGEEARDGLRGTARPAPDRRGADGAVGARPEGGHCRWALGEGRARGWRRDAGLRESRSLPLPIPREVQQPRSKRRLQHNSVYQTKKMPLGRMGGSENSSWEREKGLEEIRKEQRARAAGPRDGPVGAPRQRRPWVPAPRPGGGQGVRAVPCPAPRGCEKEPCPLRRRPGKGAALAAHRTCRSRQPGEINACVVLR from the exons ATGAATGGCgtgaaaacaaaacactttTCTTTCCGCTCACGGCAGGCAGCCGGGGATAGCGCAGCGCCGGTGCAGGCAGGCGGACTTTGCGAAAATACAACTCCTGGAGCGCCGCTGAGGGGCAGCTCCGGCGGCTCCGGGCGCAGCCCCATGGCCGGGGAGCGGCGGGGGCTCCGCCGCAGCGGCAGCCGGGGGGACGCGCAGCCGGGACCGCGCTCCGCGCCAGGCGCGGCGCTGCCGGCAAT ATGCCCCGGTCAGCGCTCAGTGCCCCCGCCGGAGCGCCCCCGgctcccgccgcccgcccggccccgtCCCCCTGCCCGGAGCGCCCGAGCGCGGGCAGGCGAGCGCGGCCGGTGCCGGAGCCCCGCGCGGGAGCCGCCGCCACGGCGGCAGCGAAGCTCCcgccctccctcctccttttccttctccgcCGCCGAACCGAGCGGAGCCGAGCGGAGCCCCGCGGCCGCCCTACCTGCGAGCGTGTGCGGGGAGCGGGGCGGCGGGCGGCAGCTGGAGCCGGGCGAAGGCGACCGCCAGCCCGGCGGAAAGTCCCGACCGCTGTGCGCCGTCTCCCCCCGCCCCGCACTTCCTCTCCCGCCCGCTCGGGCTGGAAATCCCCGGCGAAGCCCGCTGCTCTCGCGGCTCCTCCCAATTACCGAGGGCGGGCCCGGCACAGCCGCTCAGCGCGCAGGCGGCAGCCGGGGGCCGGGCTTGCCCTGGCCGCTGGCCCCGGCTGCACCTGATGCTGCTGTCACCCCCTCCCGCGGGCACGACTCGGGCACAGGGGCCCCGCGCCCGGGGGAGGAGGCGCGGGATGGGCTGCGGGGGACGGCGCGTCCCGCTCCGGACCGGCGCGGTGCCGACGGAGCCGTGGGGGCTCGGCCGGAGGGCGGGCACTGCCGCTGGGCACTGGGGGAAGGAAGGGCGCGGGGATGGCGCCGGGACGCGGGGCTCCGGGAGAGCCGCTCGCTTCCCCTGCCTATCCCGAGGGAGGTGCAGCAGCCCCGCTCAAAGAGGCGCCTCCAACACAACAGTGTTTATCAAACAAAGAAAATGCCACTGGGAAGAATGGGAGGGAGCGAAAACAGCAGTTGGGAGCGGGAGAAGGGTCTGGAAGAGATCAGGAAAGAGCAGCGAGCCAGAGCCGCTGGCCCCCGGGACGGGCCGGTCGGGgcgccccggcagcgccggccgTGGGTGCCAGCCCCGCGTCCCGGCGGCGGGCAGGGGGTGCGGGCTGTTCCCTGCCCGGCGCCCCGGGGCTGCGAGAAGGAACCGTGTCCCCTCCGCAGGCGGCCGGGGAAAGGGGCGGCGCTGGCAGCCCATAGAACCTGTCGCTCCCGGCAGCCAGGTGAAATAAATGCCTGCGTCGTGCTCCGCTAG